In a genomic window of Lagopus muta isolate bLagMut1 chromosome 2, bLagMut1 primary, whole genome shotgun sequence:
- the PACC1 gene encoding proton-activated chloride channel isoform X1 — translation MLRPEPSASYKELSEDVEQVSENPTDEREGEMEVDEDTSSAILPDSELGTGAPSLRFSKTCLKNVFSVILLFIYLLLMAVAVFLVYQTISDFREKLKHPVMSVSYKEVSLYDAPGIAFYPGKARLLSCKHHYYDHILPLINPGQPGDIECTTQSINYTDPFTNQTMKYALVVQGPRDVKKKELVFLQFHLNGTDQDFSAIDYLLFSSFQEFVNSPEKAEFMKDCESSYSSWKFSGGFRTWVKMSLVKTKEEDGRETVEFKQETSVVNYIDRRTKLRSDQLFFVVFEWKDPFIQTVQDIITANPWNTIALLCGIFLALFKAADFAKLSVKWMIKIRKRHLKRRSQVMNHIS, via the exons CTGAGTGAAGATGTGGAACAAGTATCTGAAAACCCGACAgatgagagagaaggagagatgGAAGTTGATGAAGATACCAGCTCTGCTATTTTACCAG ATAGCGAACTGGGTACCGGTGCCCCATCCTTGCGTTTCAGCAAGACCTGCCTAAAGAATGTGTTCTCAGTAATTCTCCTGTTCATTTATCTGCTACTTATGGCTGTAGCTGTGTTCCTTGTCTACCAAACCATCAGTGACTTCAGAGAGAAGCTCAAGCACCCTGTGATGTCTGTCTCGTACAAGGAAGTGTCCTTGTATGATGCACCTG GTATTGCCTTTTACCCAGGAAAGGCTCGGCTGCTCAGCTGCAAGCATCATTACTATGATCACATTCTGCCTCTGATAAATCCAGGTCAGCCGGGAGACATTGAGTGCACCACACAGAGTATCAACTACACAGATCCTTTTACTAATCAAACTATG AAGTATGCTTTGGTTGTTCAAGGCCCTCGTGACGTGAAGAAGAAGGAGCTGGTGTTTTTACAGTTTCACTTAAATGGAACAGACCAAGATTTTAGTGCCATTGActaccttctgttttcttctttccaagaGTTCGTCAACAG tccagaaaaagcagaattcatgAAGGACTGTGAAAGTTCATACTCCAGCTGGAAGTTTTCTGGAGGCTTTCGAACTTGGGTCAAGATGTCCTTggtgaaaacaaaggaagaggaTGGCAGAGAGACTGTGGAATTCAAACAGGAG ACTAGTGTGGTTAACTACATTGACCGGAGGACTAAGCTGAGAAGTGACCAGCTGTTTTTTGTGGTGTTTGAATGGAAAGATCCTTTTATACAGACTGTTCAAGAT ATAATCACAGCAAATCCTTGGAACACGATCGCCCTTCTCTGCGGTATCTTTTTGGCTCTGTTTAAGGCTGCAGACTTTGCTAAGCTGAGTGTTAAGTGGATGATCAAAATCCGAAAGAGacatctgaagagaagaagTCAAGTAATGAACCATATAAGCTGA
- the PACC1 gene encoding proton-activated chloride channel isoform X2, with the protein MEVDEDTSSAILPDSELGTGAPSLRFSKTCLKNVFSVILLFIYLLLMAVAVFLVYQTISDFREKLKHPVMSVSYKEVSLYDAPGIAFYPGKARLLSCKHHYYDHILPLINPGQPGDIECTTQSINYTDPFTNQTMKYALVVQGPRDVKKKELVFLQFHLNGTDQDFSAIDYLLFSSFQEFVNSPEKAEFMKDCESSYSSWKFSGGFRTWVKMSLVKTKEEDGRETVEFKQETSVVNYIDRRTKLRSDQLFFVVFEWKDPFIQTVQDIITANPWNTIALLCGIFLALFKAADFAKLSVKWMIKIRKRHLKRRSQVMNHIS; encoded by the exons atgGAAGTTGATGAAGATACCAGCTCTGCTATTTTACCAG ATAGCGAACTGGGTACCGGTGCCCCATCCTTGCGTTTCAGCAAGACCTGCCTAAAGAATGTGTTCTCAGTAATTCTCCTGTTCATTTATCTGCTACTTATGGCTGTAGCTGTGTTCCTTGTCTACCAAACCATCAGTGACTTCAGAGAGAAGCTCAAGCACCCTGTGATGTCTGTCTCGTACAAGGAAGTGTCCTTGTATGATGCACCTG GTATTGCCTTTTACCCAGGAAAGGCTCGGCTGCTCAGCTGCAAGCATCATTACTATGATCACATTCTGCCTCTGATAAATCCAGGTCAGCCGGGAGACATTGAGTGCACCACACAGAGTATCAACTACACAGATCCTTTTACTAATCAAACTATG AAGTATGCTTTGGTTGTTCAAGGCCCTCGTGACGTGAAGAAGAAGGAGCTGGTGTTTTTACAGTTTCACTTAAATGGAACAGACCAAGATTTTAGTGCCATTGActaccttctgttttcttctttccaagaGTTCGTCAACAG tccagaaaaagcagaattcatgAAGGACTGTGAAAGTTCATACTCCAGCTGGAAGTTTTCTGGAGGCTTTCGAACTTGGGTCAAGATGTCCTTggtgaaaacaaaggaagaggaTGGCAGAGAGACTGTGGAATTCAAACAGGAG ACTAGTGTGGTTAACTACATTGACCGGAGGACTAAGCTGAGAAGTGACCAGCTGTTTTTTGTGGTGTTTGAATGGAAAGATCCTTTTATACAGACTGTTCAAGAT ATAATCACAGCAAATCCTTGGAACACGATCGCCCTTCTCTGCGGTATCTTTTTGGCTCTGTTTAAGGCTGCAGACTTTGCTAAGCTGAGTGTTAAGTGGATGATCAAAATCCGAAAGAGacatctgaagagaagaagTCAAGTAATGAACCATATAAGCTGA